A section of the Apodemus sylvaticus chromosome 10, mApoSyl1.1, whole genome shotgun sequence genome encodes:
- the LOC127694628 gene encoding olfactory receptor 1468-like: protein MIMNNTVITQFLLLGLPIPPEHQHLFYTLFLAMYLTTVLGNLIIIVLILLDSHLHTPMYFFLSNLSFSDLCLSSVTMPKLLQNMQSQDTSIPYAGCLTQMYFFDLFADLEVFLLVVMAYDRYVAICLPLHYTSIMSPRLCLRLVLLSWVITMLNSMLHTLLLARLSFCEDNVIRHFFCDISALLKLACSDIYINELMIFILGVPLMAISFLLIVVSYVHIVLSIIKVSSTQAIHKVFSTCGSHLSVVSLFYGTVIGLYFCPSPNNFTVKEASMAMMYTVVTPMLNPFIYSLRNRDIKEALIKVLTKKISL, encoded by the coding sequence ATGATAATGAACAACACGGTCATCACCCAGTTCCTCCTCCTGGGCCTGCCCATCCCCCCAGAGCATCAGCATCTGTTTTACACCCTGTTCCTGGCCATGTATCTCACCACTGTCCTGGGGAACCTCATCATCATCGTCCTCATTCTACTGGACTCccatctccacacacccatgtacttctttctcagcaacttgtccttctctgacctctgccttTCTTCTGTCACAATGCCCAAGTTGCTGCAGAACATGCAGAGCCAGGACACATCCATCCCCTATGCAGGTTGTCTGACACAAATGTACTTTTTTGATCTTTTTGCAGACCTGGAAGTCTTTCTCCTTGTGGTcatggcctatgatcgctatgtggccatctgccttCCACTTcactataccagcatcatgagtCCCAGGCTCTGTTTGCGTCTGGTTCTGCTGTCCTGGGTGATTACCATGCTGAATTCCATGTTGCACACCCTACTCTTGGCTAGGTTGTCATTCTGTGAGGACAATGTAATCCGCCACTTTTTCTGTGACATATCTGCACTGCTCAAGTTGGCCTGCtctgatatttatataaatgaactTATGATATTTATCTTGGGAGTGCCCCTAATGGCCATCTCATTCTTACTCATTGTTGTGTCCTATGTACATATTGTCTTATCCATTATAAAGGTTTCATCTACGCAGGCCATCCACAAGGTCTTTTCTACctgtggctcacacctgtctgttgTCTCACTGTTCTATGGGACAGTTATTGGTCTCTACTTTTGCCCATCACCTAATAACTTTACAGTGAAGGAGGCTTCGATGGCCATGATGTACACAGTGGTGACTCCCATGCTGAACCctttcatctacagcctgaggaacagagACATAAAGGAGGCCCTTATAAAAGTTCTTACcaagaaaatatctttataa